CCTAAGCCGGCTacaccttcctccttccttccgcCAGCAGCCGTGTCGTTGCGACTCCGCCACCATGTTCGAGGCGCGCCTGGTCCAGGGCTCCATCTTGAAGAAGGTGCTTGAGGCGCTTAAGGACCTCATCAACGAGGCCTGCTGGGACATCAGCTCGAGCGGCGTGAACCTGCAGAGCATGGACTCGTCCCATGTCTCCTTGGTGCAGCTCACCCTGCGCTCCGAGGGCTTCGACACGTACCGCTGCGACCGCAACTTGGCCATGGGCGTGAACCTCACCAGCATGTCCAAAATACTGAAATGTGCTGGCAATGAAGACATCATTACACTAAGGGCTGAAGATAACGCGGACACCTTGGCACTAGTATTTGAAGCTCCAAATCAAGAAAAGGTTTCAGACTATGAAATGAAGTTAATGGATTTAGATGTTGAACAACTTGGAATTCCAGAACAAGAGTACAGCTGTGTAGTAAAGATGCCTTCTGGTGAATTTGCACGTATATGCCGAGATCTCAGTCATATTGGAGATGCTGTTGTAATTTCCTGTGCAAAAGATGGAGTGAAATTTTCTGCAAGTGGAGAACttggaaatggaaatattaagTTGTCACAAACGAGTAATGTTGATAAAGAAGAGGAGGCCGTTACCATAGA
This DNA window, taken from Balaenoptera ricei isolate mBalRic1 chromosome 15, mBalRic1.hap2, whole genome shotgun sequence, encodes the following:
- the LOC132349721 gene encoding proliferating cell nuclear antigen, whose amino-acid sequence is MFEARLVQGSILKKVLEALKDLINEACWDISSSGVNLQSMDSSHVSLVQLTLRSEGFDTYRCDRNLAMGVNLTSMSKILKCAGNEDIITLRAEDNADTLALVFEAPNQEKVSDYEMKLMDLDVEQLGIPEQEYSCVVKMPSGEFARICRDLSHIGDAVVISCAKDGVKFSASGELGNGNIKLSQTSNVDKEEEAVTIEMNEPVQLTFALRYLNFFTKATPLSPTVTLSMSADVPLVVEYKIADMGHLKYYLAPKIEDEEGS